DNA sequence from the Deltaproteobacteria bacterium genome:
GACGAGCAGCTTGTGGACGAGCTCGTGGCGTGGCGGCTCAATCGGGAGTTCCTCGTCAAGCTGGCGCGGCTGGCCCGGGAACGGGTGAGACGCCTGGACGAGTTCGTGCCCCTCACCGAGTTCTTCTTCAGCGGGGACCTGGACTACGCCCCGGTGGCCGACCTCTGTCCGAAGAATCGGACTCCCGCGGAGACGGCCAAGCTCCTCGATCAGCTGGCGGAGGAGCTGGACGCGTTTCGCGTCTGGGCGCCGGAGCCGCTCGAGCCCTTCTTTCGGGCCTTCTGTGAGAAGACCGGCTGGAGCACGAAGGAGCTCTTCATGGTCGTGCGCCTGGTCGTGACGGGGCGCAAGGCCTCGCCACCCCTCTTCGACACCCTCTGCCTGGTGGGGCGCGAGCGCTGCCGCCGGCGCATCCGCCAGGCGGCCGAGTTCCTGCGCCACACGTCGTGATCCCCACCCTCGGCTGCGGGAACGGCCGCTCGCGGACTCCGAAAACGCATGTCATTAAAATACCTTATGCCGCTAAGGCTCCTGACACGGGCGGACGAGGAATTACGACAAATTACATTTGGGTGACAATTCCCTACCCCCCGGTCCGCTATACCTACCCCCGAGCCCTGCGGCTCACCACACTGGAGCCTCATCCATGCCCTGGTATCAGATAACGCTGATTTCCCTCTATCTCTTCGTGCTGCTGGTGCTGGCCTTCTTTGGCTTCCACCGCACGCTCCTGGTCTGGCTCTTCTACCGGCACAAGGGCGACAAGCCCGAGCCTGAGCGCCTGTACGCCGACGCCGAGCTGCCGCGCGTGACGGTGCAGCTGCCGCTGTTCAACGAGATGTACGTGGTCGAGCGGCTCATCGACGCGGTGGCGCAGATGGACTACCCGCGCGACAAGTTCGAGGTGCAGGTCCTGGACGATTCTACCGACGAGACGCAGGGCATCTGCCGCGCCAAGGTGGACCAGGTGCGCGCGATGGGGATCAACATCCAGTACATCCATCGCGACGACCGGACCGGGTACAAGGCGGGAGCGCTCGAGAACGGCCTCAAGTACGCCACGGGCGAGCTGGCCATGGTCTTCGACGCCGACTTCGTGCCCAAGCCGGACATGCTGCACAAGATGGTGCACTACTTCACCAACCAGAAGGTCGGCATGGTGCAGGCGCGCTGGGACCACCTGAACCGTGGCTACTCCACGCTCACCGAGGTGGAGTCCCTGATGCTCGACGGGCACTTCATCATCGAGCATACCGCGCGACACCGCTCCGGGCGCTTCTTCAACTTCAACGGCACCGCGGGCATGTGGCGCGTCTCGGCGATCCACGACGCCGGCGGCTGGCAGCACGACACGCTTACTGAGGACATGGACCTCTCGTACCGCGCGCAGCTAAAGGGCTGGTCCTTCGTCTATCTGCCCGACATCGCGTCGCCGGCCGAGCTGCCCGTCGAGATGAACTCCTTCAAGTCGCAGCAGTTCCGCTGGGCCAAGGGTTCGATCCAGGTGGCCAAGAAGCTTCTGCCCACGATCATGAAGGCCGACGTGCCGCGCGCGGTGAAGTGGGAGGCCTTCTTTCACCTCACGAACAACTTCGCGTACCCGCTCCTGCTCCTCCTGTCGCTCCTGCTCGTGCCGAACATCGCGCTGCGCACGGCCCACGGCTGGCGCGAGGTGCTGCTGATCGACGTGCCGCTCTTCTTCGGCACGACCCTGAGCGTGGTGACCTTCTACGTCGTCTCCCAGCGGGAGGTCGGCGTACCGCTCGGCTGGGGACAGATGATCCTGCGGCTTCCGCTCATGCTGGCCGTCGGGATCGGGCTCTGCATCAACCAGACGCGTGCCGTCTTCGAGGCGCT
Encoded proteins:
- a CDS encoding glycosyltransferase family 2 protein, whose translation is MPWYQITLISLYLFVLLVLAFFGFHRTLLVWLFYRHKGDKPEPERLYADAELPRVTVQLPLFNEMYVVERLIDAVAQMDYPRDKFEVQVLDDSTDETQGICRAKVDQVRAMGINIQYIHRDDRTGYKAGALENGLKYATGELAMVFDADFVPKPDMLHKMVHYFTNQKVGMVQARWDHLNRGYSTLTEVESLMLDGHFIIEHTARHRSGRFFNFNGTAGMWRVSAIHDAGGWQHDTLTEDMDLSYRAQLKGWSFVYLPDIASPAELPVEMNSFKSQQFRWAKGSIQVAKKLLPTIMKADVPRAVKWEAFFHLTNNFAYPLLLLLSLLLVPNIALRTAHGWREVLLIDVPLFFGTTLSVVTFYVVSQREVGVPLGWGQMILRLPLMLAVGIGLCINQTRAVFEALMGKETEFVRTPKHGVVAGGGWQNWKSKRYRAAKNLIPYFELFMAGYFAVAMLLAVLGKHWVSLPFLMLFLVGYLYVGALSVHQRR